A part of Cystobacter fuscus DSM 2262 genomic DNA contains:
- a CDS encoding HAD family hydrolase, with translation MEAMRPTVLLFDIDGTLITSGGSGRRSLELAFHALYQRRDACDSISLSGMTDQAIVRKALTVIGVEPTPGAISAVIDSYLQHLAEQVLRVDDSTYRLHPGMREAVDAALSRPGVAVGLGTGNVREGARIKLSRVGIHDRFAFGGFGCDHENRVELIRHGARSGAARLGVPLEECRIVVIGDTPKDVDAAKGIGARCIGVGTGNFSPEDLLAAGADHAYADFTAREALSTLLDGP, from the coding sequence ATGGAGGCCATGCGCCCCACCGTGCTCCTCTTCGATATCGACGGCACCCTCATCACCAGTGGCGGCTCGGGCCGCCGCTCCCTGGAACTCGCCTTCCACGCGCTGTACCAGCGCCGCGATGCCTGTGACTCCATCAGCCTGTCCGGAATGACGGATCAGGCCATCGTCCGCAAGGCGCTCACCGTCATCGGCGTGGAGCCCACCCCCGGGGCCATCTCCGCCGTCATCGACTCCTATCTCCAGCACCTCGCCGAGCAGGTCCTCCGCGTCGATGACAGCACCTACCGCCTCCACCCCGGCATGCGCGAGGCCGTGGACGCCGCCCTGTCCCGCCCCGGCGTCGCCGTGGGGCTCGGAACGGGCAACGTGCGCGAGGGCGCCCGCATCAAGCTCAGCCGCGTGGGCATCCATGATCGCTTCGCCTTCGGTGGCTTCGGCTGCGACCACGAGAACCGCGTCGAGCTCATCCGGCATGGCGCCCGGAGTGGAGCCGCCCGGCTCGGCGTCCCCCTCGAGGAGTGCCGGATCGTCGTCATCGGGGACACGCCCAAGGACGTCGACGCCGCCAAGGGCATTGGTGCCCGCTGCATCGGCGTGGGCACCGGCAACTTCTCCCCCGAGGACCTGCTCGCCGCGGGCGCCGACCACGCCTACGCCGATTTCACCGCGCGCGAAGCCCTCTCCACCCTGCTCGACGGCCCCTGA
- a CDS encoding DsrE family protein, protein MAGRVFFFLQHATYEPAFQAASMGVTAAAQGDEVYFVFAFDALRALMRGRFGLPHSEREQVESERAERLGVPVPERMLAEARELGARLLACDTTVRICGYTPEELRGTLDEVMELASLWKLTDGARTLTL, encoded by the coding sequence ATGGCCGGACGCGTCTTCTTCTTCTTGCAGCACGCCACGTATGAGCCTGCGTTCCAGGCCGCCTCGATGGGAGTCACCGCGGCGGCCCAGGGGGACGAGGTGTATTTCGTCTTCGCCTTCGACGCCCTGCGCGCGCTGATGAGGGGCCGCTTTGGCCTGCCGCACAGCGAGCGGGAGCAGGTGGAGAGCGAGCGGGCGGAGCGACTCGGAGTGCCGGTGCCCGAGCGGATGCTCGCGGAGGCGCGCGAGTTGGGCGCTCGCCTGCTGGCGTGTGACACCACGGTAAGAATCTGTGGATATACGCCGGAGGAGTTGAGGGGGACGCTGGACGAGGTGATGGAGCTGGCGTCGTTGTGGAAGCTGACGGATGGAGCACGCACCCTCACCCTGTAG
- the cglB gene encoding adventurous gliding motility lipoprotein CglB gives MRAKLTFLRALVVGTLSGVLTSACQTYDFEPVEPLAISQTTETRTIEARALKPNLMLLVDTSGSMTAPVNPTLPACRVNGTVCGSTANPCDVTKCPTRWSDLQDAMSSFLDESGTIARIGLATYPEGDSCGASSGISVPLPEDEKEDDATLKENARKVKASLLAIKNSGPAGSLVPQGGTPTSSSLAYVGSRPELRKDNRADFVVLLTDGLPNCNENYPTPGPSQDCFCILSSCAPESGTERIGCLDTNASVAAVKALRNSDEKLDIQTIVIGFGTDFKANTEAGIRGAATLQGMGVEGGFERKCSTNADCGTDDTCTAGKCKRSFFEAENKTQLSQALRAIAEEVIAEAPCELRIDPAERPTSEELMVVYLNGERLSPGPDTWVMKEPGIVFQGSTCDRIEASSPSAPAKIEVRAVQRR, from the coding sequence ATGCGCGCCAAGCTGACCTTTCTGCGAGCGCTGGTGGTGGGCACCCTGAGCGGTGTTCTCACCTCGGCTTGCCAGACCTATGACTTCGAGCCGGTGGAGCCGCTCGCCATTTCGCAGACGACGGAGACGCGGACCATCGAGGCGCGGGCGCTCAAGCCCAACCTGATGCTGCTGGTGGACACGTCCGGCTCCATGACCGCACCGGTGAACCCCACCCTGCCGGCGTGCAGGGTCAACGGCACGGTATGTGGCTCCACGGCCAATCCCTGCGACGTCACCAAGTGCCCCACGCGCTGGAGCGATCTGCAGGACGCGATGTCGTCCTTCCTCGATGAGAGCGGGACCATTGCCCGCATCGGCCTCGCCACCTATCCGGAAGGGGATAGCTGTGGGGCCTCGTCCGGCATCAGTGTCCCCTTGCCGGAGGACGAGAAGGAAGACGACGCCACGCTGAAGGAAAATGCCCGCAAGGTGAAGGCCTCGCTGCTGGCCATCAAGAACTCCGGGCCCGCGGGCTCGCTCGTGCCGCAGGGAGGCACGCCCACCAGCAGCAGCTTGGCGTACGTGGGGAGCCGTCCCGAACTCCGGAAGGATAATCGCGCCGATTTCGTGGTGCTTCTCACGGACGGTCTGCCCAACTGCAACGAGAACTATCCGACCCCCGGCCCATCCCAGGACTGCTTCTGCATCCTGTCGAGCTGCGCCCCCGAGTCGGGTACGGAACGCATTGGCTGCCTCGACACGAATGCCTCCGTGGCTGCGGTGAAAGCGCTGCGCAACAGTGACGAAAAACTGGACATCCAGACGATCGTCATCGGCTTCGGCACGGACTTCAAGGCCAACACCGAGGCGGGAATTCGGGGCGCGGCGACGCTCCAGGGCATGGGCGTGGAGGGTGGATTCGAGCGCAAGTGCTCGACGAACGCGGATTGCGGCACGGACGACACCTGCACCGCCGGCAAGTGCAAGCGCAGCTTCTTCGAGGCGGAGAACAAGACGCAGCTGTCGCAGGCGCTCCGGGCGATCGCCGAGGAAGTCATCGCCGAGGCACCGTGCGAGCTGCGCATCGATCCCGCCGAGCGGCCCACCTCCGAGGAACTGATGGTGGTCTACCTCAACGGAGAGCGGCTGTCGCCCGGGCCGGATACGTGGGTGATGAAGGAGCCGGGCATCGTGTTCCAGGGCTCCACGTGCGATCGCATCGAGGCGTCCTCTCCGTCGGCGCCCGCGAAAATCGAGGTTCGCGCCGTCCAGAGGAGGTAG
- a CDS encoding ATP-grasp domain-containing protein: protein MKITVLSRSASISSTKRLVEAGRARGHQVRVLNPVRVEMHLDGRRANLYYRRRKLSPCDVVIPRIAQSINNYGLAVVNQFAMGRVPLVNTARAISESRNKMRSLQLLSAHGIDIPATVMARDAADLKAMVGLVGGVPVLVKLLQGQEKRGVMVCESLQSLEAALEAILGLGHNLIVQQYVQHSGKDVRVLVVGGRAVAAVRRRPRVGRLSYTLNRGARLEALQLTESQRVAAERTAMLVGLEVAAVDLLDVPEGPPKVFEVNSSPALAEMESATGQDLARVIIERAEQLAAGSSGVESSEAWPTAVPRRKRASKAEG, encoded by the coding sequence ATGAAGATCACCGTCCTCTCGCGCTCCGCCTCCATTTCATCCACCAAGCGTCTGGTCGAGGCCGGACGCGCGAGAGGGCATCAGGTGCGTGTGCTCAACCCGGTGCGGGTGGAGATGCACCTGGATGGGCGGCGCGCCAACCTGTACTACCGGCGCCGCAAGCTGTCGCCCTGCGACGTGGTGATTCCGCGCATCGCGCAGTCCATCAACAACTACGGCCTGGCGGTGGTGAACCAGTTCGCGATGGGCCGGGTTCCGCTGGTGAACACGGCGCGCGCCATCTCCGAGTCGCGCAACAAGATGCGCTCGCTGCAGTTGCTGTCGGCCCACGGCATCGACATCCCGGCGACGGTGATGGCGCGGGACGCGGCGGACCTGAAGGCCATGGTGGGGCTGGTGGGGGGCGTGCCGGTCCTGGTGAAGTTGCTGCAGGGCCAGGAGAAGCGCGGGGTGATGGTGTGCGAGAGCCTCCAGTCCCTGGAAGCCGCGCTCGAGGCCATCCTGGGCCTGGGACACAACCTCATCGTGCAGCAGTACGTGCAGCACTCGGGCAAGGACGTGCGGGTGCTGGTGGTGGGCGGGCGGGCGGTGGCGGCGGTGCGGCGCCGGCCACGGGTGGGGCGGCTGTCCTACACGCTCAACCGGGGCGCGCGGCTGGAGGCGCTGCAATTGACCGAGTCCCAGCGGGTGGCGGCGGAGCGGACGGCCATGCTGGTGGGGCTGGAGGTCGCGGCGGTGGATCTGCTCGACGTGCCAGAGGGTCCCCCCAAGGTGTTCGAGGTCAACAGCTCGCCGGCCCTCGCGGAGATGGAGTCGGCCACGGGGCAGGACCTGGCCCGCGTCATCATCGAGCGCGCCGAGCAACTGGCGGCGGGGAGCTCCGGGGTGGAGTCCTCCGAGGCGTGGCCGACGGCCGTGCCGCGGCGCAAGCGGGCATCCAAGGCCGAGGGTTGA